In one Lysobacter alkalisoli genomic region, the following are encoded:
- a CDS encoding acyl-CoA-binding protein gives MSDIKDRFEQAAQDVHLLPERPDNQTLLRLYALYKQATEGDTIGPKPGFFDFIGSAKHEAWARLAGMPHEEAMQQYIDLVERLRA, from the coding sequence ATGTCGGACATCAAGGACCGGTTCGAACAGGCCGCGCAGGACGTGCACCTGCTGCCCGAGCGGCCCGACAACCAGACCCTCCTGCGCCTCTACGCGCTCTACAAGCAGGCTACCGAAGGCGACACGATCGGGCCCAAGCCCGGCTTCTTCGATTTCATCGGCAGCGCCAAACACGAGGCCTGGGCACGTCTTGCCGGCATGCCGCACGAGGAGGCCATGCAGCAGTACATCGACCTCGTCGAAAGGCTGCGCGCCTGA
- a CDS encoding PhoX family protein, which translates to MTDSNSPVPYGDDASADFDHEDSNRSSNRHFNDILTTQLKRRQLLKGGLGLAVAGGLFAHAGWLGAAPPHASGKPGLGHGFPGKPGRPIELGFTAIAASRVDDIVVPPEYTFDVILPWGTPILGDYPAYLDGGHNSGVDQEQQIGMHHDGMHYFPLSPSPVHGSRHGLLVMNHEYIDQRAMHASGPTLVDGVRDADEVRKEIAAHGVSVVEIREHRGRWEVVRGRFNRRVTAATPMEIRGPARSHVKMRTAYSPDGTRTRGTHNNCAHGFTPWGTYLTCEENFAGYYVNRGERPREHGRYGVATGNGRYRWETVEPRYDATPGIGEATSDFRNEPNTQGWITEINPFRPGSTPVKHTAMGRFAHEGIVFAKPGPGRPLVAYMGDDAQNEYIYKYVSRENYIPGRAGSHLLDDGTLYAARFNDDGHGEWLPLDIDDAGFRAAADAAGVAFSDQGDVVINARLAADVAGATPMDRPEWGAVDPNNGWVYFTLTNNSQRGNSSEVDEANPRGPNPYGHIIRFLEDGGRHDSATFTWDIFLLSGTESDSLGPDGNPLTADNIHASPDGLWFDANGLLWIQTDMSGSQLASGPFGNNQMLVANPATGQIKRFLSGPNVCEVTGVVATPDHRTLFVNIQHPGEGGGGSSWPGNVLRPRSATVVVRRRDGGIVGT; encoded by the coding sequence ATGACCGATTCAAATTCCCCCGTTCCGTACGGCGACGACGCCAGCGCGGATTTCGATCACGAAGACAGCAACCGCTCGTCGAACCGCCATTTCAACGACATCCTGACCACCCAGCTCAAGCGCCGGCAACTGCTCAAGGGTGGCCTGGGACTTGCAGTGGCCGGCGGCCTGTTCGCCCATGCCGGCTGGCTCGGCGCCGCGCCTCCCCACGCCAGCGGCAAGCCCGGGCTGGGACACGGTTTTCCCGGAAAGCCCGGCAGACCCATCGAGCTGGGCTTCACTGCAATCGCTGCCAGCCGCGTCGACGACATCGTCGTGCCGCCGGAATACACCTTCGACGTGATCCTGCCCTGGGGCACCCCGATCCTCGGCGATTACCCGGCCTACCTGGATGGCGGCCACAACAGCGGCGTCGACCAGGAACAGCAGATCGGCATGCACCACGACGGCATGCACTACTTTCCGCTCTCGCCCAGCCCGGTCCATGGCAGCCGCCACGGCTTGCTGGTAATGAACCACGAGTACATCGACCAGAGGGCGATGCACGCCAGCGGCCCGACCCTGGTCGACGGCGTCCGCGATGCCGACGAAGTCCGCAAGGAGATCGCCGCCCACGGCGTCAGCGTGGTCGAGATCCGCGAACACCGTGGCCGATGGGAAGTGGTCCGCGGACGCTTCAACCGCCGCGTCACCGCCGCCACCCCGATGGAAATCCGTGGACCGGCACGCAGCCACGTCAAGATGCGGACCGCGTACAGCCCGGACGGCACCCGTACCCGCGGCACCCACAACAACTGTGCACACGGCTTCACCCCGTGGGGGACCTACCTGACCTGCGAGGAGAACTTCGCCGGCTACTACGTCAACCGCGGCGAGCGACCGCGCGAACACGGCCGCTACGGCGTCGCGACCGGCAACGGCCGCTATCGCTGGGAGACGGTCGAACCACGCTACGACGCCACCCCCGGCATCGGCGAAGCCACCAGCGACTTCCGCAACGAACCCAACACCCAGGGCTGGATCACCGAGATCAATCCATTCAGGCCCGGCAGCACCCCGGTCAAGCACACCGCGATGGGGCGCTTCGCCCACGAAGGCATCGTGTTCGCCAAACCCGGGCCGGGACGCCCCCTGGTCGCCTACATGGGCGACGATGCGCAGAACGAGTACATCTACAAATACGTCAGCCGCGAGAACTACATCCCCGGCCGCGCCGGCAGCCACCTGCTCGACGACGGCACCCTGTACGCGGCCCGCTTCAATGACGACGGCCACGGCGAATGGCTGCCGCTGGACATCGACGACGCCGGCTTCCGCGCCGCCGCCGACGCCGCCGGAGTCGCCTTCAGCGACCAGGGCGACGTGGTGATCAACGCCCGCCTTGCCGCCGACGTCGCCGGCGCCACGCCGATGGACCGGCCCGAATGGGGCGCCGTGGACCCAAACAACGGCTGGGTCTACTTCACCCTGACCAACAACAGTCAGCGCGGCAACTCCAGCGAGGTCGACGAGGCCAACCCGCGCGGCCCGAATCCGTACGGCCACATCATCCGCTTCCTCGAAGACGGCGGCCGCCATGACTCGGCCACGTTCACCTGGGACATCTTCCTGCTCAGCGGCACCGAGTCCGACAGCCTCGGCCCGGACGGCAACCCGCTCACCGCCGACAACATCCACGCCAGCCCGGACGGCCTGTGGTTCGATGCCAACGGACTGCTCTGGATCCAGACCGACATGAGCGGCAGTCAGCTGGCCAGCGGTCCCTTCGGCAACAACCAGATGCTGGTCGCCAATCCCGCCACCGGCCAGATCAAGCGCTTCCTCAGCGGGCCAAACGTGTGCGAGGTCACCGGCGTGGTCGCCACCCCCGACCACCGCACCCTGTTCGTCAACATCCAGCATCCGGGCGAAGGCGGTGGCGGAAGCAGCTGGCCGGGCAATGTGCTGCGTCCACGATCGGCGACGGTGGTAGTCCGACGCAGGGACGGCGGTATCGTCGGCACCTGA
- the serC gene encoding 3-phosphoserine/phosphohydroxythreonine transaminase, whose translation MTRAYNFSAGPATLPESVLQQAQAEMLDWHGAGASIVELSHRGPEFLQVAREAEADLRTLMSIPDDYAVLFLQGGATAQQALIPLNIASPGQKADYVLTGHWGKTAIKQAKPYVDLNIAASSEAGGFRDIPARGEWQLSDDAAYVHITANETIHGVEFRDTPDVGDTPLVADFSSSIVSEPLDVSKYGVIYAGAQKNLGPVGVSVVIIRRDLLECAGQPRADIFNYASHVAKESMLNTPPTWNWYLAGLVFKWMLAEGGVEEFAKRNARKSALLYDVIDSSGGFYRNEVAAAVRSRMNVPFFLKDEALDKPFLAEAKEAGLISLKGHRAIGGMRASIYNAMPEAGVQALAGFMRDFQQKHG comes from the coding sequence ATGACCCGTGCGTACAACTTCAGTGCCGGCCCGGCCACCTTGCCCGAATCCGTGTTGCAGCAGGCGCAGGCCGAAATGCTCGACTGGCATGGGGCAGGGGCGTCGATCGTGGAACTCAGCCACCGCGGGCCGGAGTTTTTGCAGGTTGCCCGTGAGGCCGAAGCCGACCTGCGCACGCTGATGTCGATTCCGGACGACTACGCCGTGCTGTTCCTGCAGGGCGGCGCGACCGCCCAGCAGGCATTGATCCCGCTCAACATCGCCAGCCCGGGCCAGAAGGCCGATTACGTGCTGACCGGTCACTGGGGCAAGACCGCGATCAAGCAGGCCAAGCCCTACGTCGACCTGAACATCGCCGCCAGCAGCGAGGCCGGCGGCTTCCGCGACATCCCGGCACGCGGCGAATGGCAACTGTCCGATGACGCGGCCTACGTCCACATCACCGCCAACGAGACCATCCACGGCGTCGAGTTCCGCGACACGCCCGATGTCGGCGACACGCCGTTGGTGGCCGACTTCAGCTCCAGCATCGTCTCCGAGCCGCTGGACGTATCGAAGTACGGCGTGATCTACGCTGGCGCGCAGAAGAACCTCGGTCCGGTCGGCGTCAGCGTCGTGATCATCCGCCGCGACCTGCTCGAATGTGCCGGCCAGCCGCGCGCCGATATCTTCAACTACGCCTCGCATGTGGCGAAGGAGTCGATGCTCAACACCCCGCCGACCTGGAACTGGTACCTGGCCGGGCTGGTGTTCAAGTGGATGCTGGCCGAGGGCGGGGTGGAGGAGTTCGCGAAGCGCAACGCGCGCAAGTCGGCACTGCTGTACGACGTGATCGACAGCTCCGGCGGCTTCTACCGCAACGAGGTCGCCGCGGCGGTGCGCTCGCGCATGAACGTGCCGTTCTTCCTCAAGGACGAAGCGCTCGACAAGCCGTTCCTCGCCGAAGCGAAGGAAGCCGGCCTGATTTCGCTCAAGGGCCACCGCGCGATCGGAGGCATGCGCGCCTCGATCTACAACGCGATGCCGGAAGCGGGTGTGCAGGCCTTGGCCGGATTCATGCGTGATTTCCAGCAGAAGCACGGATGA
- a CDS encoding FHA domain-containing protein — protein MNVIRLQFPNRERNDLVLGPGVHVLGRGDDGLPALVDDAERGVAQFSIDPRGIWLQVRDNVRGVHVNGRPIRHMAMLRMGDTLHIDGFQLELLGPEPAPAPEAMAQPTGAAMVLRGVGGPHHGRSLVLDGPLLVGRQRACEVCIDEPGFAERHARLEPGGEGIVLRDLGSEHGSRVNGWPVRHALLTPGTQVAFANQHRFVVEAATMPPPAFGLPEDPAGTMPPRSADGAAIMPRSARRIPWLLLAALLLAGALSLLLLYGAG, from the coding sequence GTGAATGTCATCCGTCTGCAATTCCCGAACCGCGAGCGCAATGACCTGGTGCTGGGGCCGGGGGTGCACGTGCTTGGGCGTGGTGACGACGGCCTGCCGGCGCTGGTCGACGATGCCGAGCGAGGCGTGGCGCAGTTCAGCATCGACCCCCGCGGCATCTGGTTGCAGGTGCGCGACAATGTGCGCGGGGTGCACGTCAACGGACGCCCGATCCGGCACATGGCGATGCTGAGGATGGGCGATACCCTGCACATCGACGGCTTCCAGCTCGAACTGCTGGGGCCGGAACCCGCGCCAGCGCCCGAGGCGATGGCGCAGCCCACGGGCGCGGCGATGGTGCTGCGCGGTGTCGGCGGCCCGCATCACGGCCGCAGTCTGGTGCTCGATGGTCCGCTGCTGGTGGGTCGCCAGCGTGCCTGCGAGGTCTGCATCGACGAGCCGGGTTTCGCCGAGCGGCATGCTCGACTGGAGCCGGGGGGCGAGGGCATCGTCCTGCGGGATCTGGGCTCGGAACATGGCAGCCGGGTCAATGGCTGGCCGGTGCGACATGCCTTGCTGACGCCCGGCACCCAGGTGGCGTTCGCCAACCAGCATCGGTTCGTGGTCGAGGCTGCGACCATGCCGCCGCCGGCATTCGGACTGCCGGAGGACCCCGCCGGGACGATGCCGCCGCGCTCGGCGGATGGCGCCGCGATCATGCCGCGGTCGGCCCGGAGGATCCCGTGGCTGCTGCTGGCCGCGTTGCTGCTCGCCGGTGCGCTCAGTCTGTTGCTGCTTTACGGCGCAGGTTGA
- the pheA gene encoding prephenate dehydratase, translating to MTEKSRKQGKGIAKKPKAAKKAAAKPDAAAKAAKSTARPDLAELRVRIDSIDHTIQALIAERAQFAGQVGQAKGKLAAAVDYYRPEREAQVLRRVVDRNAGPLNDDVLVRVFREIMSACLAQQEPLKIGFLGPEGTHSQQAVYKHFGHSIHGLPLGTIEEVFQEVDSGAADFGVVPVENSTQGTIQSTLDMFLTSNVKICGEVELRVHQHLLSRGGRIEDIERVYSHPQSFAQCKAWLRQHLPHAEKIPVSSNAEAARRARNADDAAAIAGISAGTVYGLKNVAGPIEDRADNTTRFLVLGRELFPPSGNDRTSLLVFIKDQPGALYNILAPFARHGLSMNRIESRPGNIGLWQYAFFIDVAGHVEDEGIRSSLEEMTDFVEEVKVLGSYPVAIA from the coding sequence ATGACCGAAAAGTCTCGTAAGCAGGGCAAAGGTATTGCGAAGAAGCCGAAAGCGGCGAAGAAGGCCGCTGCAAAGCCCGACGCCGCTGCAAAAGCCGCAAAATCGACAGCCAGGCCCGACCTCGCCGAATTGCGCGTGCGGATCGACAGCATCGACCACACCATCCAGGCCTTGATTGCCGAGCGCGCCCAGTTCGCCGGCCAGGTCGGGCAGGCCAAGGGCAAGCTGGCGGCGGCGGTGGACTATTACCGCCCCGAGCGCGAGGCGCAGGTGTTGCGTCGCGTGGTCGACCGCAACGCCGGGCCGCTCAACGATGACGTGCTGGTGCGGGTGTTCCGCGAGATCATGTCGGCCTGCCTGGCCCAGCAGGAGCCGCTCAAGATCGGCTTTCTCGGCCCCGAGGGTACCCATTCCCAGCAGGCGGTCTACAAGCACTTCGGCCACTCGATCCACGGCCTGCCGCTGGGCACCATCGAGGAGGTGTTCCAGGAGGTCGATTCCGGCGCCGCCGACTTCGGCGTGGTGCCGGTGGAAAACTCCACCCAGGGCACGATCCAGTCCACCCTCGACATGTTCCTGACCTCGAACGTGAAGATCTGTGGCGAGGTCGAGTTGCGTGTCCATCAGCATTTGTTGTCGCGCGGCGGCCGGATCGAGGACATCGAACGCGTCTATTCGCACCCGCAATCGTTCGCCCAGTGCAAGGCCTGGCTGCGCCAGCACCTGCCGCACGCGGAGAAGATCCCGGTCAGCAGCAATGCGGAAGCCGCGCGCCGCGCCCGCAACGCCGACGATGCCGCCGCGATCGCCGGCATCAGCGCAGGCACGGTCTATGGGCTGAAGAACGTCGCCGGCCCGATCGAAGACCGGGCCGACAACACCACCCGCTTCCTGGTGCTGGGCCGCGAGCTGTTTCCGCCGTCGGGCAACGACCGCACCTCGCTGCTGGTGTTCATCAAGGACCAGCCCGGCGCGCTGTACAACATCCTCGCCCCGTTCGCGCGCCATGGCCTGAGCATGAACCGGATCGAGTCGCGTCCGGGCAATATCGGCCTGTGGCAGTACGCGTTCTTCATCGATGTCGCCGGCCATGTCGAGGATGAGGGCATCCGCAGCTCGCTCGAGGAGATGACCGACTTCGTCGAGGAAGTGAAGGTGCTGGGCTCATACCCGGTCGCGATCGCATGA
- a CDS encoding polyhydroxyalkanoic acid system family protein, whose translation MPDIDIHHAHTLPDDDARRAVQEVADKLSERFGVACEWSGDDLNFHTSGVDGRIAVAPGELHVTAQLGFLMSAFKGPIESEIRRVLSERFA comes from the coding sequence ATGCCCGACATCGATATCCACCACGCCCACACGCTCCCCGACGACGACGCCCGCCGCGCAGTGCAGGAGGTCGCCGACAAGCTCTCCGAACGCTTCGGCGTCGCATGCGAGTGGTCCGGCGACGACCTCAACTTCCACACCTCCGGGGTCGATGGCAGGATCGCGGTCGCACCCGGCGAGCTGCACGTGACCGCCCAGCTCGGCTTCCTGATGTCAGCCTTCAAGGGGCCGATCGAAAGCGAGATCCGCAGGGTGCTGTCGGAACGGTTTGCCTGA
- a CDS encoding restriction endonuclease: protein MLTASTVITSLGIATVIGMALALYLWRIRRPQLLVQRGLAALATMRWREYSGFIVEALHAQGFEAIGSGTPPQGAGKTDLCLSRDGSNWLLSCRQSPDHGIDAAHLAGFAGTVRAQEAAGGIIATLGTVQKDARDNVHGIELLHGESLWMLVEPLLPAGLRHELAEAVRKRAVVEAVLACGLALLAGFTIALAVAGVPADPPSPAAPAPEPTPQPVPASAPRPEQPPPAEASPEPSASAPVAAAAAADGVDEETQRKRITERVGELVGIKRAVWSTRSTLVVFLDDSIPDGPELTRPICDVLSDYPALRSSRLQLEPPEGSDRRVRFLQCHAW from the coding sequence ATGCTCACCGCTTCAACCGTCATCACCTCCCTGGGCATCGCCACCGTCATCGGCATGGCCCTTGCCCTCTACCTCTGGCGGATCCGTCGCCCGCAACTGCTCGTCCAGCGAGGCCTGGCCGCACTCGCCACGATGCGCTGGCGCGAATACTCGGGCTTCATCGTCGAAGCCCTGCATGCCCAGGGCTTCGAAGCCATAGGCTCCGGAACACCACCGCAAGGCGCTGGCAAGACCGACCTGTGCCTGAGCCGCGATGGCTCGAACTGGCTGCTGAGCTGCAGGCAGTCCCCCGATCACGGCATCGACGCGGCCCACCTGGCCGGATTCGCCGGCACCGTACGTGCGCAGGAGGCTGCCGGCGGCATCATCGCCACCCTCGGCACCGTCCAGAAAGACGCGCGCGACAACGTCCATGGCATCGAACTGTTGCATGGCGAGTCGCTGTGGATGCTGGTTGAGCCACTGCTGCCTGCCGGACTGCGTCATGAATTGGCAGAGGCCGTCCGCAAGCGCGCCGTCGTCGAGGCGGTATTGGCCTGCGGCCTGGCCCTGCTGGCCGGTTTCACGATAGCGCTGGCGGTAGCCGGGGTCCCGGCCGATCCGCCGTCCCCGGCCGCTCCCGCGCCGGAGCCGACACCGCAGCCCGTACCAGCCAGCGCACCCCGACCAGAACAGCCGCCCCCTGCCGAGGCCAGTCCGGAGCCTTCGGCTTCGGCCCCGGTCGCAGCCGCAGCCGCAGCCGACGGAGTCGACGAAGAGACCCAGCGCAAGCGGATCACCGAACGGGTCGGAGAGCTGGTCGGCATCAAGCGTGCTGTCTGGTCGACGCGCTCGACCCTGGTCGTGTTCCTGGACGACAGCATTCCAGATGGCCCGGAGCTGACACGCCCGATCTGCGACGTGCTCAGCGACTACCCCGCACTGCGCTCCTCGCGCCTGCAACTGGAGCCGCCGGAGGGCAGCGACCGCCGGGTGCGCTTCCTGCAGTGCCACGCCTGGTGA
- a CDS encoding sigma-70 family RNA polymerase sigma factor produces the protein MEMSVAEAELWHRYRAHGDMNARDSLFAQHVGWAKGIAWNVRRRIVAASVDGDDFVQNATIGLLEAMSRYDPQRGIPFRAYATRRVRGSVFNGIRAILGDRRAAPEEGRFASRLDHLQESGVESSLDYVIESVVGLGLGFLLESVQASVVDRQDGLAYAQSMELGDHLRSAVDSLPDRLKFIIQAHYFNHIPFNDIAAMWGITKGRISQLHRSALEKLRVELGGD, from the coding sequence ATGGAGATGAGTGTCGCCGAGGCCGAGCTTTGGCACAGGTACCGTGCTCATGGCGATATGAACGCGCGGGACAGCCTGTTTGCGCAGCACGTCGGTTGGGCCAAGGGCATCGCTTGGAACGTTCGCCGTCGCATAGTGGCGGCCTCGGTCGATGGCGATGATTTCGTGCAGAACGCGACGATTGGGCTGCTTGAGGCCATGTCTCGTTATGATCCCCAGCGAGGCATCCCTTTCCGGGCCTATGCCACACGCCGTGTGCGTGGCTCGGTTTTCAACGGCATCCGGGCCATTCTGGGAGATCGGAGGGCTGCCCCAGAGGAAGGCCGCTTTGCGTCCCGTCTCGATCACCTTCAGGAGAGTGGCGTCGAGTCTTCCCTCGATTACGTGATCGAAAGCGTTGTTGGGTTGGGGTTGGGATTCCTGTTGGAATCCGTGCAGGCATCGGTCGTGGACAGGCAAGACGGTTTGGCATATGCCCAGTCAATGGAGTTGGGTGACCATTTGAGAAGCGCCGTCGATAGCCTTCCAGATCGCCTGAAGTTCATCATCCAGGCGCACTATTTCAATCACATTCCCTTTAACGACATCGCAGCTATGTGGGGGATCACAAAGGGGCGGATTTCTCAACTCCATCGGTCGGCGCTGGAGAAGCTTCGTGTGGAGTTGGGCGGTGACTAG
- a CDS encoding TetR/AcrR family transcriptional regulator, which yields MARQTRQRILDASLAMFNALGEPNVTTNHIADELEISPGNLYYHFRNKDDIIEKLFTRFEACMDAALAIPEDRQPGLEDIWLQLHRVFECIWDYRFLHRDLVEILSRNRRLRLRFSRILKRADEQAHAVMRGLTRAGVMRASATEQAAAATNVLLISTFWLNYASIRGDTNEQAAIHYGIVQVMMLIAPFLRDAERVHLHHLVRAYTG from the coding sequence ATGGCCCGGCAGACCCGCCAGCGCATTCTCGATGCCAGTCTCGCCATGTTCAACGCACTGGGCGAGCCGAACGTCACCACCAACCACATCGCCGACGAACTGGAGATCAGCCCCGGCAACCTGTACTACCACTTCCGCAACAAGGACGACATCATCGAGAAGCTGTTCACCCGCTTCGAGGCGTGCATGGACGCCGCCCTCGCGATACCGGAGGACCGCCAGCCCGGGTTGGAAGATATCTGGCTGCAACTGCACCGGGTGTTCGAGTGCATCTGGGACTATCGCTTCCTGCACCGCGACCTGGTCGAAATCCTGAGTCGCAACCGCCGCCTGCGGCTGCGCTTCTCGCGCATCCTCAAGCGTGCCGACGAACAGGCCCACGCGGTCATGCGCGGCCTGACCCGGGCCGGCGTGATGCGCGCCTCCGCCACCGAACAGGCCGCCGCAGCCACCAATGTGCTGCTGATCTCGACCTTCTGGCTCAACTACGCATCCATCCGCGGCGACACCAACGAGCAGGCCGCGATCCACTACGGCATCGTCCAGGTGATGATGCTGATCGCACCGTTCCTGCGCGATGCCGAACGGGTCCACCTGCACCACCTGGTCCGGGCCTACACCGGCTGA
- the msrP gene encoding protein-methionine-sulfoxide reductase catalytic subunit MsrP gives MNLRNAFKACLRIPASQVTDEAIYRDRRRLLAALAASPALGLSGCAEAEPPAPPATTVTRAEVESGFKTDEELTRYEDITTYNNFYEFGTGKSDPSKAAKTLRTSPWTVAVGGECGKPGKLSLDDLLKGLLPEERIYRLRCVEGWSMVIPWLGVPLADVLRRFEPNSNANYVAFTTLADRQQMPGIRYRSIDWPYREGLRIDEAMHPLTLLATGLYGKPLPQQNGAPLRLVVPWKYGFKSIKSIVAITFARHPPHCSWNRLQPNEYGFFSNVNPDVDHPRWSQKSERRIAGTASKLFAERIPTRLFNGYADQVGDMYAGMDLRRWF, from the coding sequence ATGAATTTGCGTAATGCCTTCAAAGCCTGCCTGCGGATTCCTGCGTCGCAGGTCACCGACGAGGCGATCTACCGCGACCGCCGGCGCTTGCTTGCTGCCCTGGCCGCGTCTCCCGCACTGGGCCTGTCCGGCTGCGCCGAAGCCGAGCCTCCTGCGCCCCCCGCCACCACGGTCACACGCGCCGAGGTCGAGTCGGGCTTCAAGACCGACGAAGAGCTGACCCGTTACGAGGACATCACCACCTACAACAACTTCTATGAATTCGGCACCGGCAAGAGCGATCCGTCGAAGGCGGCGAAGACCCTGCGCACCTCGCCATGGACGGTCGCGGTCGGCGGAGAATGCGGCAAGCCCGGCAAGCTGTCGCTCGACGACCTGCTCAAGGGGCTGTTGCCGGAGGAACGCATCTACCGGCTGCGCTGCGTCGAGGGCTGGTCGATGGTGATCCCCTGGCTGGGGGTGCCGCTGGCCGATGTACTCCGGCGCTTCGAGCCGAACTCGAATGCGAACTACGTCGCCTTCACCACCCTCGCCGACCGCCAGCAGATGCCCGGCATCCGCTATCGCTCGATCGACTGGCCGTACCGCGAGGGCCTGCGCATCGACGAGGCCATGCACCCGCTGACCCTGCTCGCCACCGGCCTGTACGGCAAACCGCTGCCGCAGCAGAACGGCGCTCCGCTGCGGCTGGTGGTGCCGTGGAAGTACGGTTTCAAGAGCATCAAGTCGATCGTCGCGATCACCTTCGCCCGCCATCCGCCGCACTGCAGCTGGAATCGGCTGCAGCCGAACGAATACGGCTTCTTCTCCAACGTGAACCCGGACGTCGACCACCCGCGCTGGAGCCAGAAGAGCGAGCGCCGGATCGCCGGCACGGCCAGCAAGTTGTTTGCCGAGCGCATCCCGACGCGGTTGTTCAATGGTTACGCCGACCAGGTGGGTGACATGTATGCGGGAATGGACCTGCGACGCTGGTTCTGA
- a CDS encoding protein-methionine-sulfoxide reductase heme-binding subunit MsrQ translates to MPVQRSHLVAAKTVVHLLALTPAAILAWRVRDEYLTGASALGADPVAAIEHFLGLWALRLLMLTLAITPLRQLTGQTVLLRFRRMLGLYVFAYASAHLLAYLVLDLRGYWTQVFEEIVKRPYITVGFLAWLLLLPLAATSTRAAMRWLGRNWGRLHRLVYVIAVLAVLHFWWLVKSDVREPLLYALILAVLLGWRVFNLRRKAATD, encoded by the coding sequence ATGCCCGTCCAACGCTCGCACCTGGTCGCCGCCAAGACCGTTGTCCACCTGCTCGCCCTGACCCCAGCCGCCATCCTGGCCTGGCGGGTCCGCGACGAATATCTGACCGGCGCCAGCGCGCTCGGTGCCGATCCGGTCGCGGCGATCGAGCACTTCCTTGGCCTGTGGGCCCTACGCCTGTTGATGCTGACGCTTGCGATCACCCCGTTGCGCCAGCTGACCGGTCAGACCGTGCTGCTGCGCTTCCGTCGCATGCTTGGCCTGTACGTCTTCGCCTACGCCAGCGCGCACCTGCTCGCCTATCTGGTGCTCGACTTGCGCGGCTACTGGACCCAGGTGTTCGAGGAGATCGTCAAGCGGCCCTACATCACCGTCGGTTTTCTTGCCTGGCTGCTGTTGCTGCCGCTCGCCGCTACCTCCACCCGGGCCGCGATGCGCTGGCTGGGACGCAACTGGGGCCGCCTGCATCGGCTGGTCTACGTCATCGCCGTGCTGGCGGTGCTGCATTTCTGGTGGCTGGTGAAATCGGACGTTCGCGAGCCATTGCTGTATGCGCTGATCCTGGCGGTGTTGCTGGGCTGGCGGGTGTTCAACCTGCGCCGTAAAGCAGCAACAGACTGA
- a CDS encoding phasin family protein: MTSAKKTTRGKSARKGAPEVQAFEDRTFEEQHFEEQAERLAKSISESAQQIWLAGLGAFARAQAEGTRLFEGLVKEGQGLEQSARKLADGQTEAMREAVESRVAQAREQTSHAWGRLEKAFEGRVQQALSRLGVPGQEDLAELSRRIDALADQLPGYRTAGASRKATAKKPAMKKPAVRKPAVRKAVASKPVTKKPAVKKTGAKQTVRRARPS; this comes from the coding sequence ATGACCAGCGCGAAGAAAACCACCCGCGGTAAAAGCGCCCGCAAGGGCGCGCCCGAAGTGCAGGCCTTCGAGGATCGAACCTTCGAGGAGCAGCACTTCGAAGAGCAGGCCGAGCGCCTGGCCAAGAGCATCAGCGAATCCGCCCAGCAGATCTGGCTGGCCGGGCTGGGTGCTTTCGCCCGTGCCCAGGCCGAGGGCACCCGGCTGTTCGAAGGCCTGGTCAAGGAGGGACAGGGGCTGGAACAGAGCGCGCGCAAACTGGCCGACGGGCAGACCGAAGCCATGCGCGAGGCAGTCGAATCCCGCGTCGCCCAGGCCCGCGAGCAGACCAGCCACGCCTGGGGCCGGCTGGAGAAAGCGTTCGAGGGGCGTGTCCAGCAGGCCCTGTCCCGGCTCGGCGTACCCGGGCAGGAAGACCTCGCCGAGTTGAGCCGTCGCATCGACGCGCTGGCCGACCAGCTGCCCGGCTACAGAACTGCCGGGGCGTCACGCAAAGCGACGGCGAAGAAACCTGCGATGAAGAAGCCTGCAGTCCGCAAGCCCGCGGTCCGCAAGGCGGTCGCCAGCAAGCCTGTCACGAAAAAGCCCGCTGTAAAGAAAACGGGCGCGAAGCAAACCGTCCGCAGGGCCAGGCCTTCCTAG